The following is a genomic window from Novipirellula aureliae.
GTTTTACCGTGTTCAAAACCGGATGCGGTTGGCGTAATGGTGTGAAAAAAATACCGCAACGCGGTTACATTCCGTAGCCCAGGGTCGCGCAAGCGCACCCTGGGTTGCCGATGCCGCGGCAAGCATGAACCCCAACGGGGTTCGACAATTCGTGTGCTGGTGACGGTCGTCAAACCCCGTTGGGGTTTTTCGTGTTCTTTGGGGACGGCGACCCAGGGTGCGCCGGGGCGGCGACCCTGGGCTTTGGAATGTAACGCCGTTGGCGTAGATGTGTGCGATACCGCAACGTTCAATGGTTTTACCGTGTTCAAAACCGGATGCGGTTGGCGTAATGGTGTGAAAAAATACCGCAACGCGGTTACATTCCGTAGCCCAGGGTCGCGTAATCGCACCCTGGGTTGCCGATGCCGCGGCAAGCATGAACCCCAACGGGGTTCGACAATTCGTGTGCCGGTGACGGTTGTCAAACCCCGTTGGGGTTTTTCGTGTTCGTTGGGGGCGGCGACCCTGGGCTTTGGAATGTAACGCCGTTGGCGTAGATGTGTGCGATACCACAACGTTCAATGGTTTTACCGTGTTCAAAACCGGATGCCGTTGGCGTAGTGAAAAAATACCGCAACGCGGTTACATTCCGTAGCCCAGGGTCGCGTAAGCGCACCCTGGGTTGCCGATGCCGCGGCAAGCATGAACCCCAACGGGGTTCGACAATTCGTGTGTTGGTGACGGTTGTCAAACCCCGTTGGGGTTTTTGATGTTCGTTGGGGACGGCTTTGGAATGTAGCGCCGTTGGCGTAGATGTGTGCGATACCACAACGTTCAATGGTTTTATCATGTTCAAAACCGGATGCGGTTGGCGTAACGGTGTGAAAAAATACCGCAACGCGGTTACATTCCGTAGCCCAGGGTCGCGTAAACGCACCCTGGGTTGCCGATGCCGCGGCAAGCATGAACCCCAACGGGGTTCGACAATTCGTGTGTTGGTGACGGTTGTCAAACCCCGTTGGGGTTTTTCGTGTTCTTTGGGGACGGTGACCCAGGGTGCGCCGGGGCGGCGACCCTGGGCTTTGGAATGTAACGCCGTTGGCGTAGATATGTGCGATACCATAACTTTCAATGGTTTTATCGTGTTCAAAACCGGATGCGGTTGGCGTAACGGTGTGAAAAAATACCGCAACGCGGTTACATTCCGTAGCCCAGGGTCGCGCAAGCGCACCCTGGGTTGCCGATGCCGCGGCAAGCATGAACCCCAACGGGGTTCGACAATTCGTGTGCCGGTGACGGTTGTCAAACCCCGTTGGGGTTTTTCGTGTTCGTTGGGGACGGCGACCCAGGGTGCGCCGGGGCGGCGACCCTGGGCTTTGGAATGTAACGCCGTTGGCGTAGTGAAAAAATACCGCAACGCGGTTACATTCCGTAGCCCAGGGTCGCGTAAGCGCACCCTGGGTTGCCGATGCCGCGGCAAGCATGAACCCCAACGGGGTTCGACAATTCGTGTGTTGGTGACGGTTGTCAAACCCCGTTGGGGTTTTTCGTGTTCTTTGGGGACGGTGACCCAGGGTGCGCCGGGGCGGCGACCCTGGGCTTTGGAATGTAACGCCGTTGGCGTAGTGAAAAAATACCGCAACGCGGTTACATTCCGTAGCCCAGGGTCGCGCAAGCGCACCCTGGGTTGCCGATGCCGCGGCAAGCATGAACCCCAACGGGGTTCGACAATTCGTGTGTTGGTGACGGTTGTCAAACCCCGTTGGGTTTTTTCGTGTTCTTTGGGGACGGCGACCCAGGGTGCGCCGGTGCGGCGACCCTGGGCTTTGGAATGTAACGCCGTTGGCGTAGATGTGTGCGATACCACAACGTTCAATGGTTTTACCGTGTTCAAAACCGGATGCGGTTGGCGTAACGGTGTGAAAAAATACCGCAACGCGGTTGCATTCCGTAGCCCAGGGTCGCGCAATCGCACCCTGGGTCGCCTAGCGTTTTGTAAACGGCAGTCTCGAAAAAAGGGACGCTTTCTCGACTTCGATACTAGCGGCGGCGGTACTGCGTATCGGCAGCGATCGCGTTTGCGTGCCGATTTTTACTCGCACTTGATAATAGGTCTCACTTGACCGGTTCGGCGATGCAATCTTTGAATCGATGATCCCTCGGGTGACGAGCTCGTCAGGTAGTTTCTCGATCGGGGAAGATGCAATTTCGATGACCGATCCCTGGACGGAATGCAGGGGACGATCATGAAACCGTGCGATAACATTTTGTCCAATGGCGATCTTCTCAATTTGGTGCTGCGGAATAAGAACGCTTGCCTCGTAGTGCTGTGGATCACCGATGATGCAAAGCGTTGTTCCCGTTTCAAGCCAAGCGTTTCGGTTCTTGGCTGCCAACGGCGTGCCGCTCCAAAAACCAATCTCGCGGACCGCTGTGGTCGCTTGATTTCGGGTTGGCGCTGCAAACACTTTCCCTGATCGAGGCGAACGGATCGTCAACCGCTGATGTTCAAATTCCAGCAGTTCCTGTTGCCTCTCATAGCCTTCGATCAATTCCGTCAACACCATTTTGATTGTGGAGTCTTCGGACGACGTATGACTGGCTAAGCGACGACGACTTTCCAATCCAGCCAGCTCAGCGCGCTTAGCCTCTAGCATCGTCGCGACGGTTAGCCGTTCGTATTCCAGTTCGGGATTCGATAGTTTTGCCAGCACATCGCCAGCTTTCGTCGTCGCCCCTTCCGAAACCGCAGAGACGACTTGACCTGGAACCGTCACGAACACCTCTTGTGAGTGCAGTGGCATGACAATCAAGTAACCGCTTACGGTTTGTTTCCTAGGGATTAGCATGAAAGCTCCCATGGCGAACAGAGCGATCATTGTCATGATTACGGGACGCTGGTAGATCGTCCTACGACGACTACGAATCGCAGTAGGTTTCGCATAGATGCGTGCAAGCCAGCGGAACGCAACCAGAATCACTATTGCTCCGATGCAAACGGCAGCTATTGGTCCAAGATCTTTTGATTCCGCGGCACGGTAAGCCAGCCAACCGAGGAAAAGATAGATAGAAGCTCGGTACAATGCGGAAGCGATCGAGTAGACAATCAGAAGAAAATCCGAATAGAACCAATCGTGGGTCCGATTGGAAAGGGGCGAGTGCCTGCTATCGATGTCACCCCATAGAATTCGGCGAATCCATTTTGTGGTAACGGCGTTTGCTTGGGTGGATAGGTTTGGAATACCGATCAGGTCGGAAAGTATGTAGTAGCCATCGTATCGGAGCAGAGGATTGCCGTTGACCAAAATCGTACTGATTGAGCATACGACCATCACCGTAACCAAGATATCTCGGAGCATCGAAGCGTCCGTCCAAAGCCAAAGAAACGTCGCCACGGCAGCGAGCAATAATTCAGCCGCCATCCCAGCGGCTGAAACGGTTATCCGTTGCCAACGCTTTTTCAACAGCCAGGCGTCGGAAACATCGCAATACAAGACGGGAAAGCCAAATAACAACAGGATACCGATCTGCCGACAATCAGCACCAAAGTATCGGCACGCAATGGCATGAGCCAATTCATGCGTCAGTTTTGTAAACGACAAAACCAATAACAATCCAACGGTCGTACCGACCAACGGCTGTGACGAGACCAGCGTAACGTGATCGTGGATCGCCGAGCGTTGAAAGAAGGCGAGCAAAGCCGCAGAGAGTAGAAGCAAAGCCGCGAGCGTCAAGAAAACAGGCTCAGCCCCTCTTTTGATAAAAGAAGCAAAGAAAGCGAAAAGCCGATCAAGCGTCTCACCGACGGGGACCCCGGGTAGCCGAACCGCCATCGGATTTTGCCACCATCGCGGTCGATTGCGAAGTCGTTGGTCGCTACCGGTAGGCCTATTTGATGACTGGACCAACATTCCGGCTCGATTGGCGTCCGCCAAAAAGTGGACGACATGCGGAGCGGACACGACGTCTGGCGCAAAGACTTGGTTACAATGATCCACAATTTGGTCAATGGATCGAGTTCCGTCAGCTAGAGCAAGAATCGTTCGGTCGCGTTGGTTTAAGTAAAAGTAGTCGCACGAAAGTGGATCGCGGAGCACCCACAAGCATTGGTTCCGGGTCTCGATATTTTTCCAAGTCAAATCGCTGCGCAACTTCAATGGTTTCATTGATCGCCCGCGAGAATCATTTGCATTTCCATTCGCATTCCGGGTAGGACATCATGCTTCGGGTTCGCGAACTCGACCCAAAAGCGAACCTGATGATTGACCGGATCAATTTCGGGACTGACGAATACCTTCAATCCATCGCGTTGAATTTCTCGCTCCGATTCGCCGACAAGTCTGAGTCTTGTCTTCGCGTTGCTTAGCAGTGCATCACGAAAGTCAGCATCGACGTATCCTTCCGCTCGAAGTTCGCTGAGTCGGATGAGTCTCATCAGTGGTTCACCCGCTCGCACCCATTCTCCTTTTTGCCGCAGAAGTTCAACGACGGTCGCGTCAAAGGGGGCAACCACTTGGTATTGATCGACCGTCAAGCGGGCAAGATCACTTTGAAATGCGGCAAGTTCGGCCTCGAGCGACTGTACCTCTTTGTCGTGTTTGGCACGCTCGATTCCGATGCGTGCTTCTTCGACTGCAATTTTCTGTGCCGAAGCGGAAATGGTTTCGGCTTGCGCTGACAACTCGTCAACCTTTGATTGAAAAACCGCTTGTTGAGTTTCAAGTTTTGAGCGTTCGAACGCTAAACGCAGTGCATCTATCTCGCTTTGCGAGACACTGTCGACGTAGCGTTTGCGGGCATCGACGGCTCGATTGAGTTCGTTTTCGGCGGCAGCTTCCGACTTTTCAGACGCCAGCACTTGCAGCTGATTGTTTGCTTGGATCGATGCGATCTGCACATCAATTTCGCCTTGCTTAGCGTGATGCTCCTGACGAGCGAGTTTTTTTTTCGCTAGCGAACTCTCGGTTGCATCCATTTGTTTTCGTTCGGCGATCGCCGAGTTCACCGATGCAATTTGTTGTTCTAGCCGAGCATGTCGATCATCGAGTTGAGCCAAAATGGTTCCTGCCGCGACCGATGCTCCTTCATGAACTCTTATGTCGAGAATCGCTCCCGTCTGCATCGCAGGGACGTCTGCTTGGTCGATCGCTCGGACGATTAAGTCCTCAATAACGATCACAGCATCGTCAGCACATACCGATTTTGTCAGCGACATGATGGAGATCAGAACGAAGCAGGAATGCGTAAATCGTATCATTCTATTGATTAAACCTTTGTGCGAAACCATTCGATCAGACCTCGAAACCAGACGAATCCGATTGAGCGAGTTCCGGCGAGGATTTTGACATCGGCGGTTGCTCCACTGCGGACACTCGATTGATGGCTAAACGCATCCATTGGTAGATCCGCTCGTGCCCTAACCACCCATTTCCCTGATTCATTTTGCTGTACGGTATCATCGATTTGGTCCAAGATTGCGTCAAAGTTCTTGCCGGGCTGCGATCGCAGTGCGAAATTGACTTTGAAGGGAGTTTCCGGCATCATCGGTGTCATGTAGCCACTATGACGATCATCCAATTCGATTTGCAAAACCCAGCCGCCCTCTTCGTTAACCACATCCGCTAAGAATTGTCCGCGTGCCACTGGACGGCTCGACAAGTTTTGCTCCATGTTCCAATGATCGATCTGCCCACGGATCGGACTCCTCACGGTGAGTTCCTGTTGTTGACGATTCAAGAATTCGGCTTGCTGGGCCAATCCTTCGAGTCGAGCTTTTAGCACCTGTTCGGTAGAGGACGCGGAGGAGTCGAGTCGATCCGAGCTACTGCCACGCGATCGGACGAGCGAATCAAGGTTGGCACGAACGGCGGCAATCTCATTTTCTATTTGTTGTGTTTTCAAATCCAAGTCACGACTGCGGATAATCGCGATCGTGTCGCCTTGATCAACAGAGGACCCGTTACCGACAGGCAATTCCAACACTGTCCCGTCAGCTGGAGCGAAGATCGAACGTCGAATCGAGGGGACGAGTTGCCCCTCCGCCGGCACCCAAAACTCGATGGGAACCAATAGGAGCAGAGCGAAGAGCATAACCAGCGTTGCCGCTGCAAACGCAATCCGCTTCCTAAAGCTTGCACGACGAATCCGGTCGAAGAACGGTTCCGTCCAAGCCACTTTTCGGTTGACAGCGTTGACGAGTGACGCCTCAACCAGTGACTGAATCTCATTGATTTCCGAACAGACGCCAACTCGATCCGCTTTGGCCTGATCCGCTTTGGCCTGATCCATTTTGGCCTGATCTATTTTGGCCTGATCTATTTTGGCCTGATCTATTTTGGCCTGATCCCTGGCATCGAAACGCTCCAACAAGATCACGATTGAATGTGGCAGGCTTGCATTCGAATCCTGTTCAATGGATTCGGCCGGGTCAAAGCGTATGATCGCAACCTGGCGTGATCCCGATTCGATCAAAAAGCGATGAAAGGATTCGGAAATCGGGGCGGGAATTGGTTCCCCCGAGCCGACTGTATAGCAAAACGGTGTGTCGCTCGTCAGAGTTTCAACGTCGACGGCGTTCGTGACAAATGCTTGCATCGAACGGGAGAGTCGGGTTCTTCGGTCGATCGATTTCCCGTTGCTGGTGGCCGCCAGATAAAACCATTTTCCATTCTTTTCCAAAAGGCAAACGCGGTCAACGTTTGCATATTCGGCAAGAGTTTGACAGATCGATTGAAAGGATTCCGATTTCGAGCTGCCACGATTCAGCTTGATGACAAGTTGGTCTCGGACGCATGCCATTGACTAGTTTCCAAACGGGTCGGCACCGAAGGGATCGGCACCACCGCCACCGAAGGGATCAGCACCGCCGCCACCGAATGGATCGGCCGCAGCCCCGCCATCGTCGGGATTGCCGAATGGGTCGGCTCCGCCACCGCCGAACGGGTCCGCTGGCGTACCAAAACCGGGAGCGTCCAAGCCGGGCGTATTCTGTTCTGGCTTCTTCTCGTCCTCCTTTTGCGCTTCTTCTTGTTCTTCGGATTTTGTTTGG
Proteins encoded in this region:
- a CDS encoding efflux RND transporter periplasmic adaptor subunit, whose translation is MIRFTHSCFVLISIMSLTKSVCADDAVIVIEDLIVRAIDQADVPAMQTGAILDIRVHEGASVAAGTILAQLDDRHARLEQQIASVNSAIAERKQMDATESSLAKKKLARQEHHAKQGEIDVQIASIQANNQLQVLASEKSEAAAENELNRAVDARKRYVDSVSQSEIDALRLAFERSKLETQQAVFQSKVDELSAQAETISASAQKIAVEEARIGIERAKHDKEVQSLEAELAAFQSDLARLTVDQYQVVAPFDATVVELLRQKGEWVRAGEPLMRLIRLSELRAEGYVDADFRDALLSNAKTRLRLVGESEREIQRDGLKVFVSPEIDPVNHQVRFWVEFANPKHDVLPGMRMEMQMILAGDQ
- a CDS encoding efflux RND transporter periplasmic adaptor subunit, with the protein product MACVRDQLVIKLNRGSSKSESFQSICQTLAEYANVDRVCLLEKNGKWFYLAATSNGKSIDRRTRLSRSMQAFVTNAVDVETLTSDTPFCYTVGSGEPIPAPISESFHRFLIESGSRQVAIIRFDPAESIEQDSNASLPHSIVILLERFDARDQAKIDQAKIDQAKIDQAKMDQAKADQAKADRVGVCSEINEIQSLVEASLVNAVNRKVAWTEPFFDRIRRASFRKRIAFAAATLVMLFALLLLVPIEFWVPAEGQLVPSIRRSIFAPADGTVLELPVGNGSSVDQGDTIAIIRSRDLDLKTQQIENEIAAVRANLDSLVRSRGSSSDRLDSSASSTEQVLKARLEGLAQQAEFLNRQQQELTVRSPIRGQIDHWNMEQNLSSRPVARGQFLADVVNEEGGWVLQIELDDRHSGYMTPMMPETPFKVNFALRSQPGKNFDAILDQIDDTVQQNESGKWVVRARADLPMDAFSHQSSVRSGATADVKILAGTRSIGFVWFRGLIEWFRTKV
- a CDS encoding site-2 protease family protein encodes the protein MKPLKLRSDLTWKNIETRNQCLWVLRDPLSCDYFYLNQRDRTILALADGTRSIDQIVDHCNQVFAPDVVSAPHVVHFLADANRAGMLVQSSNRPTGSDQRLRNRPRWWQNPMAVRLPGVPVGETLDRLFAFFASFIKRGAEPVFLTLAALLLLSAALLAFFQRSAIHDHVTLVSSQPLVGTTVGLLLVLSFTKLTHELAHAIACRYFGADCRQIGILLLFGFPVLYCDVSDAWLLKKRWQRITVSAAGMAAELLLAAVATFLWLWTDASMLRDILVTVMVVCSISTILVNGNPLLRYDGYYILSDLIGIPNLSTQANAVTTKWIRRILWGDIDSRHSPLSNRTHDWFYSDFLLIVYSIASALYRASIYLFLGWLAYRAAESKDLGPIAAVCIGAIVILVAFRWLARIYAKPTAIRSRRRTIYQRPVIMTMIALFAMGAFMLIPRKQTVSGYLIVMPLHSQEVFVTVPGQVVSAVSEGATTKAGDVLAKLSNPELEYERLTVATMLEAKRAELAGLESRRRLASHTSSEDSTIKMVLTELIEGYERQQELLEFEHQRLTIRSPRSGKVFAAPTRNQATTAVREIGFWSGTPLAAKNRNAWLETGTTLCIIGDPQHYEASVLIPQHQIEKIAIGQNVIARFHDRPLHSVQGSVIEIASSPIEKLPDELVTRGIIDSKIASPNRSSETYYQVRVKIGTQTRSLPIRSTAAASIEVEKASLFSRLPFTKR